The nucleotide window GGTGCGCCTGGCGCATCGGCAGGCCGAAGTAGTGGCGGATGAACGGCAGGTCAAAGCACTTGCCGTTGTAGGTCACGAGCAGGCGGTAGGCGCCAATCTCGTCGCGGAAATCGAACAGGTTGTCGCCCTGCACGTAGTGGCGCAGGCGCTGGCCGTCGTAGAGGCAGATGGTCGTGATGTAGTCGTCGGGGCCGCCCATCCCGGTCGTCTCGATGTCGAGGTAGGCGACCGAATCGCGGAACTCGGCGAACAGCCGCCACTGCTGGTCGGCGGGCAGCCGCGCGGCGAACCACGCCGCCTCACGACCCGCCAGCCGAGTGAGCGACTCCTCGGCCCCACGGCGCACCGGCTCGGCCTTGTGGGGCGGCAGGGGCAGCTCTCCCCTTGCCGCCTGCCACGACCCCACGCCCGAGCGCCACAGGTGCCGCTCCGTCCGCGGCCCGATCCCGCGAATGTGGCAGAAGGTGTTCTGAAGCATCGGCGACCACCTCGTGAGCGGCCCGCACTTCCATCTCCCCGCCTTGCTTCAATCTACAATCTACATCTCCGGAGGCCCCGCCGCAAGCCTCTCATGCCGCCGCCGACGGCCGCCCGGTGCCCGTTGCTCCCGAAGCGGCGGCGCGCTACAATTCCGTCCCGCCTCGGGGGGATATGCGATGGCGGCGAAGGAGACTGGAGTATGCCCCGCTGCTGCGTGACGGGAACCGTGCTGGCTGCGTGGGGGATCGCGATGGCCGCTACTGCTCAAGACTACGTGACGTGCACGAGCTTCGCCCAAGTCATGGCCGCGGAGACCCAGGTCAACGTGACCCGAATCTCGGACCCCGAAGGCCAGTACACCGGGTTCTTCTTCTACCAGTGCCTCCAGTTCGACCCCACCGACCGGTATGTGTTGGGCATGAGGGTCTATATCCAGAACCGGGAGGTCCGGCCAACCGACCGCGCCGACATCGGCCTGATCGATCTCCAGGACGGCTGCAAGTGGACGAAGATCGGCGAGACCACGGCCTGGAACTGGCAGCAGGGCGCCCGAGCGCAGTGGCGGCCCGCCTCCAACGAGGTCGTGTGGAACGACCGCGCCGACGACAAGTCGCACTACGTCTGCCGCGTCTACGACTACAAGACCGGCGCCCGCCGTGTCCTGCCCCGGCCCATCTACGCCCTGTCGCCCGACGGCACGACTGCCCTCACCCACGACTTCGAGCGCATGAAGCACGGCGGCACGGACTATGTGGGCATCGCCGACAAGTACGCCGCCCAGTTCGCCCCTGCCGGGACCGGCATCTGGAAGATGGACATGGCCTCGGGCGAATCGCAGCTTCTCCTCAGCCTGGCCCGGATGGCCGAGATCGCCTACCCCACGGAACGCCCCGCCGCGGGTTGCCTGTATTTCTTCCGCGAGGGCTGGAACCCGTCCGGCACCCGCTTCATGGCCTTCGTCAAGGAGCCGAAGAGCGGCCTGGACAAGGCGTTCACTATGACCCCCGCCGGCGCCGACATCCGCTTCTTCTACAACGCTCCCAGCCACCATTGCTGGCGCGACGACGCCCACGTGCTCGAAGGCAGGAACTATCAGCTCTACGCCGACGATGGCACAGGGAAGCCCGAGAAGCGCCTGTGCGACGCCCCCCACAACGGCCACGTCAGCGACCTGCCCGCCCCTGGCGGCCCCTGGCTGCTGTCCGACACATACGTCATCGGGGGCTGCCAGTACCTCTTCCTCTTCCACGTGCCCAGCAAGCTCTACGTGCCCCTCGCGAAACTGCGGTCCACCGCCCAGGGCGGCATCCACAGGGTGGACCTTCACCCGCGGAGCAGCCGCAACGGGCGACTCGTCTGCATAGACGCCACCCACGAGGGCCGGGGCCGGCAGATGTACCTTCTGGACATCGGCCCCATCCTCGACCGCCCGCCGGGCCGCTGACCCCTCCCGTGCGCCCGTGTATGGTCTCACATCTTCAAGGGCGTGTTGCCCAAAGCCTGGACGAAGGGGCCGGGTTCGTAGTGCGGCCTTCAGGCCGTACGGATACGGGCTGAAGCCCGCATTACGAACGCGCCTGCCCTGTCGCGCGATTCGGGCAACACGCCCTGAAGGCTTGACACCGCGAGCTGCGAAGGTATTGGAGCCTTCGGGGGGGGGGTGCCATACTTGCTCAACCTTGAGGGGAGGGAAATGAGCAAGTATGGCAGGAAAGGGCGTGGAGCCGCCCGGATCGCCAAAGCGCCATAGTTGCTCACTCCGGGGGATGAGCAAGTATGGCGGCCGTGTCTGGTTTCCCGGACTCAGCGGCGCCGGAAGGCGTCGAGGGCGGCGTCGTAGACGTGCTTGAGGGGCACGCCGGCCTCGGCGGCGGCGCGGCGGCAGTCCTCGTACTCGGGGGCGGCGTGGACGAGGTTCTTGCCCATGTGCCCGACCTTGACGCGGACCTTGCCGTAGCGGGTCTCGACGTCCACGGATTCGCGGCGGAGCTTCCGCCGCGAGGCGCGGGTGCGGCGGATGCCGAAGGTGGAGGTCTCGGTGAGGATGATCTGCTCGATGGCGGGAGCGTTGCCGGGCTCGACGATGGCCTGAAGGATGACGCCGGGGCGGTTCTTCTTCATGTGAATCGGGATGAGGAAGGCGTCGAGCGCGCCGGCGGCGAAGAGGCGGTCGAGGACGTAGCCGATGATTTCGCCGGTGATGTCGTCGAGGTTGGCCTCGATGACGAGCACCTCGTCGCTCTCCTCGGTGGCCTCGGCCTCGGTGGCCACGTCGCCAACGAAGAGGCGGAGCACGTTGGGCGGGGTCTCGCGGGTGGCGGTGCCGGCGCCGTAGCCGACGGCGGTGACGGTCATGAGCGGCCGGGGTCCGAAGGCGTCGGCCAGGGTGGTGAGGAGGGCGGCGCCGGTGGGGGTGGTGAGTTCGCCCTCGACGTCGGTGCCGACGGTGGGGAAGCCCTTGATGAGTTCGGCCGTGGCGGGAGCGGGGACGGGGAGGCGGCCGTGCGCGCAGGTGACGAAGCCCATGCCGGTGCGGATGGGGCCGCAGACGACCCGCTCGATGCCCAGCAGGCGCAGGCCGACGACCGAGCCCACGATGTCCACAATCGCGTCTACGGCGCCGACCTCGTGGAAGTGGATCTTCTCGGGGGGGCAGCCGTGGACGCGGCCCTCGGCGTCGGCGAGGCGCTGGAAGACGGCGCCGGCCTGGCGCTTGTCGCTCTCGGGCAGCCGCGAGTGCTCGATGACGTGGAGGATTTCGGGCAGGTTGTGGTGGCGGTGCTCGTGGTCGGCGGCGCGGGGGCGGCGTTTGGGCTTCACCTCCACCTTGGTGGCCGTGATGCCGCCGCGCTGCACTTGGGTGGCCGTGAGGGCGTAGTCGGCGACCGCGAGTTTCTTGAGCTCGGCGCGCAGGGTGTTGAGCGGCAGCCCGGCGTGCACGAGGGCGCCGAGCATCATGTCGCCGCTGGCGCCGGAGAAGGGATCGAAGTAGGCGATTCTCACAAGGGTTCCTTTCCTGGAATCCGCTGTTCGCGGCCCGCCGCGGGCGCCGGGGGGCAGCCGCAGGGCGCCGCGATACGCCGCACGCCCGTGAAGCCCCGCCCGGGGCTTGCGGCTTGCGGCTCGTGGCTTGAGGCTTGCCGCTTGCGGCCTGGTTGCCTGGGGGTTACGGGTTGGCCTTCTCCTCGGGCTTCTTGAGGAAGTCGTCGGTGAACTCGACGGTCTTGATGTAGACGAGAGGCGGCTGTTCGTCGCGCTTCTTGTTGGGCACGCCCGCGGCTTGGCGGTTGTTGAGCTTCTTGTAGAGCACCCAGCTCTCGCGTTGGCCGTCGAGGAGCTGAATGGTGAATTGGCCCACGCAGTCGCCGACCACGCTCGTGCCGTCGCGGAGGGTGATGGTGGTGAGGAACTGGGTCCAGAGGTAGCCGGTGTCGAGGTAGACTTTCTCGCTGGAGCCCTGGTTCTTCCAGCGCCAGTCGCGCTCGAACTCTTCGATCTCGGGCTTGACCTCGATGCGCTGGAGGTCGGCGAGGAAGTAGTCCTGGTGG belongs to Planctomycetota bacterium and includes:
- the larC gene encoding nickel pincer cofactor biosynthesis protein LarC — translated: MRIAYFDPFSGASGDMMLGALVHAGLPLNTLRAELKKLAVADYALTATQVQRGGITATKVEVKPKRRPRAADHEHRHHNLPEILHVIEHSRLPESDKRQAGAVFQRLADAEGRVHGCPPEKIHFHEVGAVDAIVDIVGSVVGLRLLGIERVVCGPIRTGMGFVTCAHGRLPVPAPATAELIKGFPTVGTDVEGELTTPTGAALLTTLADAFGPRPLMTVTAVGYGAGTATRETPPNVLRLFVGDVATEAEATEESDEVLVIEANLDDITGEIIGYVLDRLFAAGALDAFLIPIHMKKNRPGVILQAIVEPGNAPAIEQIILTETSTFGIRRTRASRRKLRRESVDVETRYGKVRVKVGHMGKNLVHAAPEYEDCRRAAAEAGVPLKHVYDAALDAFRRR
- a CDS encoding ribonuclease H-like domain-containing protein, with amino-acid sequence MLQNTFCHIRGIGPRTERHLWRSGVGSWQAARGELPLPPHKAEPVRRGAEESLTRLAGREAAWFAARLPADQQWRLFAEFRDSVAYLDIETTGMGGPDDYITTICLYDGQRLRHYVQGDNLFDFRDEIGAYRLLVTYNGKCFDLPFIRHYFGLPMRQAHLDLRYPLASLGYRGGLKGCERQLGLDRGGLADVDGFFAVLLWWDYQNNGNERALETLLAYNALDVVNLATLAALAYNLKLADTPFAENQQLAIPTPPPLPFEPDATTVRRIRERLGHRAANEYNAW